One genomic window of Kaistia geumhonensis includes the following:
- a CDS encoding NUDIX domain-containing protein, whose amino-acid sequence MPIPSIISWLAGSIAPLTRGMTLGVRCACFDRGNRVFLVRHSYMPGWYLPGGGVERGETVHDALVREVAEEGGIVLRDEPALFGVYHNRRRMRDHVLVYVSRAFERPNPPAYPNREIAEVGLFAPDALPDDISPATRRRLAEIVDGVPREPIW is encoded by the coding sequence GTGCCGATACCATCCATCATTTCATGGCTCGCCGGTTCGATCGCGCCGCTGACACGCGGCATGACGCTCGGTGTGCGCTGCGCCTGCTTCGACCGCGGAAATCGGGTGTTCCTCGTGCGTCACAGCTACATGCCGGGCTGGTATCTCCCCGGCGGCGGCGTGGAGCGGGGCGAGACCGTTCATGACGCCCTCGTCCGCGAGGTCGCGGAGGAGGGCGGGATCGTGCTCCGCGACGAGCCGGCGCTGTTCGGCGTCTATCACAATCGCCGCCGCATGCGCGATCATGTCCTCGTCTATGTCAGCCGCGCCTTCGAGCGTCCGAACCCGCCGGCCTATCCGAACCGCGAGATCGCCGAGGTCGGGCTGTTCGCGCCCGATGCGCTGCCCGACGACATCTCGCCCGCGACGCGGCGGCGCCTCGCGGAGATCGTGGACGGCGTCCCCAGGGAACCAATCTGGTGA
- a CDS encoding DUF4159 domain-containing protein yields MGGLPLAFATPLVLSALVLLPAIWWLLKLTPPRPRIETFPPTRILAEIVPKDEQPARSPWWLTALRLLLAALIILALAGPVWRPAGETAPGDGPLLVVLDNDWAAARNWPARVETAKRIVALAERSGRPVTLVATAEAPAQEYAPSDAATAIARIDALQPRPYPADRTAIAAAMAPAVAARPFGGVAWLASGLGGDDAEAFARFLNESVKAPVGLYDGDGTTLEGLLPPAAGSDALTLSVVRSDGRLVDAGLIEARDLKGRSVGVAPFAFKAGETKAEAVFDLPTELRNEIVRVEIAGSANAGAVQLLDDRFKRRRIGIVSGGSNDSNAQPLLSPRYYLTRAVQPFADVINAGDANAATAIPQLIDGGAAVIVLADIGTLTPEIEERLSKWVEDGGTLLRFAGPRLAAATAGENTLVPVRLREGGRTLGGSLSWSSPQPLASFAPGGPFAGMAVPGDVTVSRQVLAEPDANLQARTWAALADGTPLVTGARLGKGWLVLFHVTADTSWSNLPLSGSFVDMLRRIAAFSAVPATAAKAGAVEGTAGGVMLPPWRLLDGFGRTVTADPLARPLPAAAEGVAPTREHPPGLYGNDDAFRAVNLLGADATLPPFDAKLVNGASVAAYPTTAPTDLSPWLLVVALACLVADALAVLWLNGGLRLRRAAPVAVLALALIAALAPRPAHADAASDQFAMDAVNATRLAYVVTGNASIDEVSREGLAGLSRELANRTALEPSDPIGVDVAKDDLSFFPLLYWPIDASSPMPSSETLARIDAYMKQGGTILFDTRDELDRPPGSDGFAGTPEAERLRAMLTGLDIPPLEPVPSNHVLTKAFYLLADYPGRYSGSPLWVETSAVDDEAAGDRPVRPGDGVSSILITANDLAGAWATDPDGRFLYPTVPPDPRQREMAYRTGINIVMYTLTGNYKADQVHVPALLERLGQ; encoded by the coding sequence ATGGGCGGCCTTCCCCTCGCCTTCGCGACACCCCTCGTCCTTTCGGCGCTCGTCCTGCTGCCGGCCATCTGGTGGCTGTTGAAGCTGACGCCGCCGCGCCCGCGCATCGAAACCTTCCCGCCGACGCGCATCCTCGCCGAGATCGTGCCGAAGGACGAGCAGCCGGCGCGCAGCCCCTGGTGGCTCACCGCGCTCCGCCTCCTGCTCGCGGCGCTGATCATCCTGGCGCTGGCGGGACCGGTCTGGCGGCCGGCCGGCGAGACCGCGCCGGGCGACGGCCCGCTGCTCGTCGTGCTCGACAATGACTGGGCGGCGGCGCGCAACTGGCCAGCCCGCGTCGAGACGGCCAAGCGCATCGTCGCACTCGCCGAGCGGAGCGGTCGTCCCGTGACGCTCGTCGCCACGGCTGAGGCGCCGGCGCAGGAATACGCCCCGTCGGATGCCGCCACCGCCATCGCCCGGATCGATGCGCTGCAGCCGCGCCCCTATCCCGCAGATCGCACCGCGATCGCCGCCGCCATGGCTCCCGCCGTCGCCGCGCGGCCGTTCGGCGGCGTCGCCTGGCTCGCGAGCGGGCTCGGCGGCGACGATGCCGAGGCCTTCGCGCGGTTCCTCAACGAGAGCGTGAAGGCGCCGGTCGGCCTCTATGACGGCGACGGGACCACGCTGGAAGGCCTGCTGCCGCCTGCCGCCGGCTCGGACGCGCTGACCCTCTCGGTCGTCCGCAGCGACGGCCGGCTCGTCGACGCCGGCCTGATCGAGGCCCGCGATCTGAAGGGCCGTTCGGTCGGCGTCGCGCCCTTCGCCTTCAAGGCGGGCGAGACCAAGGCCGAGGCGGTCTTCGACCTTCCGACCGAACTGCGCAACGAGATCGTGCGCGTCGAGATCGCCGGCAGCGCCAATGCCGGCGCGGTGCAGCTTCTGGACGACCGCTTCAAGCGCCGCCGCATCGGCATCGTGTCGGGCGGCTCGAACGACAGCAACGCCCAGCCGCTGCTCTCGCCGCGCTACTACCTGACCCGCGCCGTGCAGCCCTTCGCCGACGTCATCAATGCCGGCGACGCCAATGCCGCGACCGCGATCCCGCAGCTCATCGACGGTGGCGCGGCGGTGATCGTGCTGGCCGATATCGGCACGCTGACGCCCGAGATCGAGGAGCGGCTTTCGAAATGGGTCGAGGACGGCGGCACGCTGCTGCGCTTCGCCGGCCCGCGCCTCGCCGCCGCGACGGCGGGCGAGAACACGCTCGTTCCCGTGCGCCTTCGCGAAGGCGGGCGAACCCTTGGCGGAAGCCTGTCCTGGTCGAGCCCGCAGCCGCTGGCCTCCTTTGCGCCGGGCGGCCCCTTCGCCGGCATGGCGGTTCCGGGCGACGTGACGGTCAGCCGGCAGGTGCTCGCCGAGCCCGACGCGAACCTCCAGGCCCGCACCTGGGCGGCGCTCGCCGACGGCACGCCGCTCGTCACCGGCGCCCGGCTCGGCAAGGGTTGGCTGGTGCTCTTCCACGTCACCGCCGATACGAGCTGGTCCAACCTGCCGCTTTCGGGGAGCTTCGTCGACATGCTGCGCCGGATCGCGGCCTTCTCCGCCGTTCCCGCCACCGCGGCGAAGGCCGGCGCCGTCGAGGGCACGGCCGGCGGCGTCATGCTGCCGCCCTGGCGTCTGCTGGACGGTTTCGGCCGCACCGTGACCGCCGATCCGCTGGCGCGCCCGCTGCCGGCCGCGGCCGAGGGCGTCGCGCCGACCCGCGAGCATCCGCCGGGGCTCTACGGCAATGACGACGCCTTCCGCGCCGTGAACCTCCTCGGCGCCGATGCGACGCTGCCGCCCTTCGACGCGAAGCTCGTGAACGGCGCCAGCGTCGCCGCCTATCCGACGACGGCGCCGACCGATCTCTCGCCCTGGCTGCTCGTCGTCGCGCTCGCCTGTCTCGTCGCCGATGCGCTCGCCGTGCTCTGGCTGAATGGCGGCCTGCGCCTTCGCCGCGCGGCACCCGTGGCCGTCCTCGCGCTGGCGCTGATCGCGGCGCTGGCGCCGCGGCCCGCCCATGCCGATGCGGCGTCGGACCAGTTCGCGATGGACGCCGTCAACGCGACGCGGCTCGCCTATGTCGTCACCGGCAACGCGTCGATCGACGAGGTGAGCCGCGAGGGCCTCGCCGGTCTCTCGCGCGAGCTCGCCAATCGCACGGCGCTGGAGCCGAGCGATCCGATCGGCGTCGATGTCGCCAAGGACGATCTTTCCTTTTTCCCGCTGCTCTACTGGCCGATCGATGCGTCCTCGCCGATGCCGAGCTCCGAGACGCTTGCCCGCATCGACGCCTATATGAAGCAGGGCGGCACGATCCTCTTCGACACCCGCGACGAGCTCGACCGGCCGCCCGGCAGCGACGGCTTCGCCGGGACGCCGGAGGCGGAGCGGCTGCGGGCGATGCTCACCGGCCTCGACATCCCGCCGCTCGAGCCGGTGCCGAGCAACCATGTGCTGACCAAGGCCTTCTACCTGCTCGCCGATTATCCCGGCCGCTATTCCGGCAGCCCGCTCTGGGTCGAGACCTCGGCCGTCGATGACGAGGCGGCCGGCGACAGGCCGGTTCGGCCGGGCGACGGCGTTTCCTCGATCCTGATCACCGCCAACGATCTCGCCGGAGCCTGGGCGACCGATCCCGACGGGCGCTTTCTCTATCCCACCGTCCCGCCCGATCCGCGCCAGCGCGAGATGGCCTACCGGACCGGCATCAACATCGTGATGTACACGCTGACGGGCAACTACAAGGCCGACCAGGTGCATGTCCCGGCGCTGCTCGAGAGGCTCGGTCAGTGA
- a CDS encoding DUF58 domain-containing protein: protein MTEAASPAPSPPGADRPLAEAKTLADSLPGLLVEARRIATTVLAGWHGRRRAGPGETFWQFRPFLAGEAPGRIDWRRSARDDHLYVREREWEAAHTIWLAADLSRSMEFRSPLATASKRDRAVVLLLAVAELLAGAGERIGLIGLSDPVLARNAAERLAETLLHRGRDSVGLPDTRRLTRFADLVMIGDLLDPLGEIDAKLADCARAGATVHLIEIRDPVEETFPYAGRAEFRDPESGTVYVAGRAEQIADDYRRHLAARRDHLASTCRRLGWSYLVHRTDRPATEPLLALHARLSDRSLAGGAI from the coding sequence GTGACGGAAGCGGCCTCTCCCGCCCCCTCCCCTCCCGGCGCGGATCGCCCCCTCGCCGAGGCGAAGACGCTCGCGGACAGCCTCCCCGGCCTACTGGTCGAGGCACGGCGCATCGCGACCACCGTCCTCGCGGGATGGCACGGACGGCGGCGCGCGGGCCCCGGTGAGACCTTCTGGCAGTTCCGGCCCTTCCTCGCCGGCGAGGCGCCCGGCCGGATCGACTGGCGGCGCTCGGCGCGCGACGATCATCTCTATGTCCGAGAGCGGGAGTGGGAAGCCGCCCATACGATCTGGCTCGCCGCCGATCTGTCGCGCTCCATGGAGTTCCGCTCGCCTCTCGCCACCGCCTCGAAGCGCGACCGCGCCGTGGTTCTGCTGCTGGCGGTCGCCGAGCTTCTGGCCGGCGCCGGCGAGCGCATCGGCCTCATCGGCCTCTCCGACCCGGTGCTGGCGCGAAACGCAGCCGAACGGCTCGCCGAGACGCTGCTGCATCGCGGTCGCGATTCCGTCGGACTGCCCGACACCCGCCGCCTCACGCGCTTCGCCGATCTCGTGATGATCGGCGATCTTCTCGATCCGCTCGGCGAGATCGACGCCAAGCTCGCCGACTGCGCCCGCGCCGGCGCGACCGTGCATCTGATCGAGATCCGCGACCCGGTCGAGGAGACCTTCCCCTATGCCGGCCGGGCCGAGTTCCGCGATCCGGAAAGCGGAACGGTCTATGTCGCCGGCCGCGCCGAGCAGATCGCGGATGATTATCGCCGCCATCTCGCGGCCCGGCGCGATCATCTCGCCTCCACCTGCCGACGCCTCGGCTGGAGCTATCTCGTCCACCGCACCGACCGTCCGGCGACCGAACCTCTGCTGGCCCTCCATGCCCGGCTCTCCGATCGCAGCCTCGCCGGAGGCGCGATCTGA
- a CDS encoding DUF6111 family protein, with the protein MVRFLAFTFLFFLLPFALYAAWRFFKAGVRPGEERWPMIVWLRLAVVGIVAMLASLLVILAYPADEAGGIYRPAHMENGKIVPGRFE; encoded by the coding sequence ATGGTTCGGTTCCTCGCCTTCACGTTTCTCTTCTTCCTGCTTCCCTTCGCGCTCTACGCGGCGTGGCGCTTCTTCAAGGCCGGCGTCAGGCCGGGCGAGGAGCGCTGGCCGATGATCGTGTGGTTGCGGCTCGCCGTTGTCGGAATCGTTGCAATGCTCGCCTCGCTCCTGGTCATCCTCGCCTATCCCGCCGATGAAGCGGGCGGCATCTACCGGCCCGCGCATATGGAGAACGGGAAGATCGTGCCGGGCCGGTTCGAATGA
- a CDS encoding CoA pyrophosphatase gives MTILADDDRFLPDRVFAVAKRRLLPVSEAEGGASEPVINADFKPPRGFRARPAAVLIPIVARDHPTVLMTRRTARLRQHAGQIAFPGGAVDPGDADAAAAALREAEEEIGLDPRLVQPLGRLGPYIAGTGYHITPVVARVEPSFRLLLNPDEVESAFEVPLSFLMTPENHRQGSREWDGTRHFFYEMPYDEHYIWGITAGIIRGLYERLFA, from the coding sequence ATGACGATCCTGGCCGACGACGATCGATTCCTGCCCGACCGGGTCTTTGCCGTGGCGAAGCGGCGGCTGCTGCCCGTCTCGGAGGCGGAGGGGGGCGCGAGCGAGCCGGTCATCAATGCCGACTTCAAGCCGCCGCGAGGCTTCCGGGCGCGGCCGGCGGCGGTGCTGATCCCGATCGTCGCCCGCGATCACCCGACGGTCCTGATGACGCGGCGCACGGCGCGGCTGCGCCAGCATGCCGGGCAGATCGCCTTTCCCGGCGGCGCCGTCGACCCCGGGGATGCCGATGCGGCCGCCGCCGCCCTTCGCGAAGCCGAAGAGGAGATCGGCCTCGATCCGCGCCTCGTGCAGCCGCTCGGCCGGCTCGGCCCCTATATCGCCGGCACGGGCTATCACATCACGCCGGTCGTGGCGCGCGTCGAGCCCTCGTTCCGGCTCCTCCTCAACCCGGATGAGGTCGAGTCGGCCTTCGAGGTGCCGCTCTCGTTCCTCATGACCCCTGAGAACCACCGGCAGGGCAGCCGCGAATGGGACGGCACCCGGCATTTCTTTTACGAAATGCCGTATGACGAGCACTATATCTGGGGGATCACGGCCGGGATCATCCGCGGCCTCTATGAACGGCTCTTTGCCTGA
- a CDS encoding cytochrome b, producing the protein MSGPSTYQPQHPALKWLETRLPIIGLVHSSFIVFPNPRNLNYFWTFGGILAFMLVAQIATGVVLAMHYTPHVTLAFNSVEGIMRDVNSGWMLRYLHANGASMFFIAVYIHIFRGLYYGSYKAPREVLWILGMIIFLLMMATGFMGYVLPWGQMSFWGATVITNLFGAIPLVGQTIVTWLWGGFSVDNPTLNRFFALHYLLPFIIAGVVVLHIWALHIPGSNNPTGVSVKDKQDTLPFHPYFTVKDALGLVVFLIFYCYFVFYVPNYLGHADNYIEANPLVTPAHIVPEWYFLPFYAILRSIPDKLLGVIAMFGAIAVLFVVPWLDTSKVRSANFRPLYRQFFWIWAVAAVGLGYIGAMPPEGGYLIVGRILTVYYFAHFLIILPLLGLFEKPRPLPASITEAVLGGGAPVTAGAPSGPQTK; encoded by the coding sequence ATGTCCGGACCTTCGACCTATCAGCCCCAGCATCCTGCGCTGAAGTGGCTCGAGACGCGCCTGCCGATCATCGGCCTGGTGCACTCGTCCTTCATCGTGTTCCCCAACCCGCGGAACCTGAACTACTTCTGGACCTTCGGCGGCATCCTCGCCTTCATGCTGGTCGCGCAGATCGCGACCGGCGTGGTGCTCGCGATGCACTACACGCCGCATGTCACGCTCGCCTTCAACTCGGTCGAAGGCATCATGCGCGACGTGAACTCCGGCTGGATGCTCCGCTACCTGCATGCCAACGGCGCGTCGATGTTCTTCATCGCCGTCTACATCCACATCTTCCGCGGCCTCTATTACGGGTCCTACAAGGCCCCGCGCGAGGTCCTGTGGATCCTCGGCATGATCATCTTCCTGCTCATGATGGCGACCGGCTTCATGGGCTATGTGCTGCCCTGGGGCCAGATGTCCTTCTGGGGCGCTACCGTGATCACCAACCTGTTCGGCGCCATCCCGCTCGTCGGCCAGACGATCGTGACCTGGCTGTGGGGCGGCTTCTCGGTCGACAACCCGACGCTGAACCGCTTCTTCGCCCTGCATTACCTGCTGCCCTTCATCATCGCGGGCGTCGTGGTTCTGCATATCTGGGCGCTGCACATTCCCGGCTCCAACAACCCGACCGGCGTCTCGGTGAAGGACAAGCAGGACACCCTGCCCTTCCATCCCTATTTCACCGTCAAGGATGCGCTCGGCCTCGTCGTCTTCCTGATTTTCTACTGCTACTTCGTCTTCTACGTGCCGAACTATCTCGGCCACGCCGACAACTACATCGAGGCGAATCCGCTGGTGACGCCTGCGCATATCGTGCCGGAATGGTACTTCCTGCCCTTCTACGCGATCCTGCGCTCGATCCCGGACAAGCTGCTCGGCGTCATCGCCATGTTCGGCGCCATCGCGGTGCTGTTCGTGGTGCCGTGGCTCGATACGTCGAAGGTCCGCTCCGCGAATTTCCGCCCGCTCTATCGCCAGTTCTTCTGGATCTGGGCGGTCGCCGCGGTCGGCCTCGGCTATATCGGCGCCATGCCGCCCGAGGGTGGCTACCTGATCGTCGGCCGCATCCTGACGGTCTACTACTTCGCCCACTTCCTGATCATCCTGCCGCTGCTCGGCCTGTTCGAGAAGCCGAGGCCGCTCCCGGCCTCGATCACGGAGGCAGTGCTCGGCGGTGGTGCGCCCGTCACGGCGGGTGCTCCGTCCGGACCGCAGACCAAGTGA
- a CDS encoding AAA family ATPase yields the protein MSAFNQTSLAAADPQSLVAEADAAVVTIGSARAAIGQLIYGQEQVIERVLVTLLSGGHGLLVGVPGLAKTKLVETLGTVLGLDERRVQFTPDLMPSDILGSEVMDQDAEGRRAFRFVKGPIFAQLLMADEINRASPRTQSALLQAMQEYHVTIAGQRYDLPAPFHVLATQNPLEQEGTYPLPEAQLDRFMLQIDVLYPDIEAERRMLFETTGSGDATATRVMDAAGLRALQQLVRRLPVGESVVEAILELVRSARPGAAGDRKLAEAIAWGPGPRASQALMLAVRARALIDGRYAPSIDDVLALAEPVLQHRMSLSFAARADGETVRGVIGRLKARIG from the coding sequence ATGAGCGCGTTCAATCAGACATCCCTCGCCGCGGCCGACCCGCAATCGCTGGTCGCCGAGGCCGATGCCGCGGTGGTGACGATCGGCTCGGCTCGCGCCGCCATCGGCCAGCTCATCTATGGCCAGGAACAGGTGATCGAGCGCGTGCTCGTGACGCTGCTGTCCGGCGGCCACGGCCTCCTCGTCGGCGTGCCCGGCCTTGCCAAGACCAAGCTTGTCGAGACCCTCGGCACCGTGCTCGGGCTCGACGAACGCCGCGTGCAGTTCACGCCGGACCTGATGCCCTCCGACATCCTCGGCTCCGAGGTGATGGACCAGGACGCGGAAGGTCGCCGCGCGTTCCGATTCGTGAAGGGACCGATCTTCGCGCAGCTCCTGATGGCGGACGAGATCAACCGCGCCAGCCCGCGCACGCAGTCCGCGCTGCTGCAGGCGATGCAGGAGTATCACGTCACCATCGCCGGCCAGCGCTACGACCTGCCGGCGCCGTTCCATGTCCTCGCCACGCAGAATCCGCTGGAGCAGGAAGGCACCTACCCGCTCCCCGAGGCGCAGCTCGACCGCTTCATGCTGCAGATCGACGTGCTCTATCCCGACATCGAGGCCGAGCGGCGCATGCTGTTCGAGACGACGGGTTCCGGCGATGCCACCGCGACGCGGGTCATGGATGCCGCCGGGCTTCGCGCGCTCCAGCAGCTGGTGCGCCGCCTTCCGGTGGGCGAGAGCGTCGTCGAGGCGATCCTCGAACTCGTGCGCTCGGCCCGCCCCGGCGCGGCCGGCGATCGCAAGCTGGCCGAAGCCATCGCCTGGGGCCCCGGCCCGCGCGCCAGCCAGGCCCTGATGCTCGCGGTGCGCGCCCGGGCGCTCATCGACGGGCGCTATGCGCCGTCGATCGACGACGTGCTGGCGCTGGCGGAGCCGGTGCTTCAGCATCGCATGAGCCTTTCCTTCGCCGCGCGCGCCGATGGCGAAACGGTGCGGGGGGTGATCGGACGCCTCAAGGCACGGATCGGTTGA
- a CDS encoding CCA tRNA nucleotidyltransferase: MTDARLAGADFLADPLVVDVLRILSAEGGAARVVGGAVRNALMGLPASGDIDIATTLLPDEVMARAAAAGLQSVPTGIEHGTVTVIGRHRVVEVTTLREDVETNGRHAVVRFGTDWAADAARRDFTMNALFADAQGRIFDLVGGLDDLAARRVRFIGSADQRIAEDRLRVLRFFRFHARYGHGAPDAEGLAAAIRARHALGDLSAERIGQEMRRLVIAPGAAATLAVMQDSGILPLIAAGVGRVGVFQRLAADAGAPDDPALRFAALFGFVQEDIDRIVRRFRLANRERDRMTEALAARPALMGGGPASDRVALYRRGREAVTGALALLAAEGRLPAAEAAARRSAIEAFQPAVFPLSGRDVVEAGIGRGPAVGVILRHLEDWWLREDFRPDAAMLRRRLQEIVAAQQ; this comes from the coding sequence ATGACGGACGCGAGGCTCGCCGGCGCGGACTTCCTCGCCGACCCGCTTGTCGTCGACGTGCTCCGCATCCTCTCGGCCGAGGGCGGCGCGGCGCGCGTCGTCGGCGGCGCTGTGCGCAACGCGCTGATGGGGCTTCCCGCCTCCGGCGATATCGACATTGCGACGACGCTTCTGCCCGACGAGGTCATGGCGCGCGCGGCCGCGGCGGGGCTTCAATCGGTGCCGACGGGCATCGAGCACGGCACCGTGACGGTGATCGGTCGCCACCGGGTCGTCGAGGTGACGACGCTGCGCGAGGATGTCGAGACGAATGGCCGCCACGCCGTGGTACGGTTCGGCACCGACTGGGCGGCCGACGCCGCGCGTCGCGACTTCACCATGAACGCGCTCTTCGCCGATGCGCAGGGCCGTATCTTCGATCTCGTCGGCGGGCTCGACGATCTCGCCGCGCGGCGTGTCCGCTTCATCGGCTCGGCCGACCAGCGCATCGCCGAGGATCGGCTGCGGGTGCTCCGCTTCTTCCGCTTCCATGCGCGCTATGGTCATGGCGCGCCCGATGCCGAGGGCCTCGCGGCAGCCATCCGCGCCCGCCATGCGCTGGGCGATCTCTCGGCCGAGCGGATCGGTCAGGAGATGCGGCGTCTGGTAATCGCGCCGGGCGCTGCCGCGACGCTCGCCGTGATGCAGGACAGCGGCATCCTGCCGCTCATCGCCGCCGGCGTCGGGCGGGTCGGCGTCTTTCAGCGGCTCGCCGCGGACGCGGGCGCGCCGGATGATCCGGCCCTGCGCTTCGCGGCGCTGTTCGGCTTCGTGCAGGAGGATATCGACCGCATCGTGCGCCGCTTCCGCCTCGCCAATCGCGAGCGCGACCGCATGACCGAGGCGCTCGCCGCGCGACCGGCGCTGATGGGCGGCGGCCCCGCCTCGGACCGCGTGGCGCTCTACCGGCGCGGGCGCGAGGCGGTGACGGGCGCGCTGGCGCTGCTCGCCGCCGAGGGCCGGCTGCCCGCCGCCGAGGCCGCGGCGCGGCGATCGGCGATCGAGGCTTTCCAGCCGGCGGTCTTCCCGCTCTCGGGACGTGACGTGGTGGAGGCGGGAATCGGACGCGGGCCGGCCGTCGGCGTGATCCTGCGCCATCTCGAGGACTGGTGGCTGCGCGAGGACTTCAGGCCCGATGCGGCGATGCTCCGCCGGCGCCTGCAGGAGATCGTCGCCGCTCAGCAGTAG
- a CDS encoding cytochrome c1, which translates to MKSLSTKLAGLGLGVMLGIGAIGAGAALAAEGGGEEAQPTHFPIIKPTLEPWSFAGLFGRFDTAQLQRGYQVYKEVCASCHSMSLMSFRNLAQEGGPHFTEAQARSVAASYQVQDGPNDAGDMFERPGRLSDRFPSPFPNPEAAAAANNGKAPPDLSLMAKARAVERGFPWFILDLFTQYEEGGPDYIHGLLTGYKEAPAGMQIPPGLHYNPHFVSGPAIAMPPPLSDGQVTYTDGTPQTVDQYSRDVSAFLMWTAEPHLDARKRAGFQVIIFLIVFAGLLYVTKKKIWSKVAH; encoded by the coding sequence ATGAAGAGCTTGTCCACGAAGCTTGCCGGCCTCGGCCTCGGCGTGATGCTCGGCATCGGCGCGATCGGCGCCGGCGCGGCGCTCGCCGCCGAGGGTGGCGGCGAGGAAGCCCAGCCGACGCATTTCCCGATCATCAAGCCGACGCTGGAGCCCTGGTCCTTCGCCGGCCTGTTCGGCCGCTTCGACACGGCGCAGCTGCAGCGCGGCTATCAGGTGTACAAGGAGGTCTGCGCCTCCTGTCATTCGATGAGCCTGATGTCGTTCCGCAACCTGGCGCAGGAAGGCGGGCCGCATTTCACCGAGGCACAGGCGCGCAGCGTCGCGGCCAGCTACCAGGTGCAGGACGGCCCGAACGACGCCGGCGACATGTTCGAGCGTCCCGGCCGCCTCTCCGACCGCTTCCCCTCGCCCTTCCCGAACCCGGAGGCGGCCGCCGCCGCCAACAATGGCAAGGCGCCCCCGGACCTGTCGCTGATGGCCAAGGCCCGCGCCGTGGAGCGCGGCTTCCCCTGGTTCATCCTCGACCTGTTCACGCAGTATGAGGAAGGCGGCCCGGACTACATCCACGGCCTCCTGACGGGCTACAAGGAAGCGCCGGCCGGCATGCAGATCCCCCCGGGACTGCACTACAACCCGCATTTCGTCAGCGGCCCGGCCATCGCCATGCCGCCGCCGCTCTCGGACGGTCAGGTCACCTATACCGACGGCACGCCGCAGACGGTCGACCAGTATTCGCGCGACGTGTCGGCCTTCCTGATGTGGACCGCCGAGCCGCATCTCGACGCGCGCAAGCGCGCCGGCTTCCAGGTGATCATCTTCCTGATCGTCTTCGCCGGCCTGCTCTATGTGACCAAGAAGAAGATCTGGTCCAAGGTCGCGCACTAG
- a CDS encoding DUF1285 domain-containing protein, with amino-acid sequence MARSKQGETKAATKGGPPQDLAERIAGSLPPFRPAPVALWNPPLSGSIDIRIDREGRWHHEGEPILREGLVRLFASVLRREADGSYVLVTPVEKYVIEVVDVPFLAVDLRAAADPPVLVFVTNLGEEVPLDSEHPLRIDDADKGAFMPYVTVRPGLEARLTRAVAEDLAGHAVAKGDRLVVESAGQFFVIGPLP; translated from the coding sequence ATGGCAAGGTCAAAGCAAGGCGAAACGAAGGCCGCGACGAAAGGCGGTCCGCCGCAGGACCTCGCCGAACGGATCGCAGGCTCGCTGCCGCCCTTCCGCCCGGCGCCGGTCGCGCTGTGGAATCCACCCCTGTCGGGCTCCATCGATATCCGCATCGACCGCGAGGGCCGCTGGCATCACGAGGGCGAGCCGATCCTGCGCGAAGGGCTCGTCCGGCTCTTCGCCAGCGTTCTGCGGCGCGAGGCCGATGGCAGCTATGTGCTGGTCACGCCGGTGGAAAAATACGTGATCGAGGTCGTGGACGTGCCGTTTCTGGCCGTCGACCTCCGTGCGGCTGCCGATCCCCCGGTGCTGGTCTTCGTCACCAATCTCGGCGAGGAGGTGCCGCTCGACAGCGAGCATCCGCTCAGGATCGACGACGCGGACAAGGGCGCCTTCATGCCCTATGTGACCGTTCGGCCCGGCCTCGAGGCGCGGCTGACGCGCGCGGTCGCCGAGGATCTCGCCGGCCATGCGGTCGCGAAGGGCGATCGGCTCGTCGTCGAATCGGCCGGTCAATTCTTCGTCATCGGACCGCTGCCATGA
- a CDS encoding GNAT family N-acetyltransferase: MMIDSFTVQAERPEHADAIEALHEASFGPGRFARAASLLREGVPHDPALSFVATAGLQLIGSVRLTPIVIGDRPAILLGPLAVVEGWKGRGAGKSLMRTALAAAAEAGHSVVLLVGDEPYYGPFGFVRLEPYRITLPAPADPARVLVCPLADGALDGLGGAARRAA, encoded by the coding sequence ATGATGATCGACAGTTTCACCGTCCAGGCCGAGCGGCCTGAGCATGCGGATGCCATCGAGGCCCTGCACGAGGCCTCGTTCGGCCCCGGCCGCTTCGCCCGCGCCGCCTCGCTGCTGCGCGAGGGCGTTCCCCACGATCCGGCTCTCTCCTTCGTCGCGACGGCGGGGCTCCAGCTCATCGGCTCGGTGCGGCTGACGCCGATCGTCATCGGCGATCGCCCCGCGATCCTGCTCGGACCGCTGGCGGTGGTCGAGGGCTGGAAGGGGCGCGGCGCCGGAAAATCGCTGATGCGCACCGCGCTCGCTGCCGCCGCGGAGGCCGGCCATTCCGTCGTGCTGCTGGTCGGCGACGAGCCCTATTATGGCCCGTTCGGCTTCGTGCGGCTGGAGCCCTACCGGATCACGTTGCCGGCTCCCGCCGATCCGGCCCGCGTCCTCGTCTGTCCGCTCGCGGACGGTGCGCTGGACGGGCTCGGCGGCGCGGCACGGCGGGCCGCCTGA